In the Azotosporobacter soli genome, TGTCAAGTTTGGCGAAATCTTGGGCAATCTGGCCGCGGAGCGAATGCGCTTCTTAGAGCTGCAAAAGATGTCGGCTACCGATGGGTTGACAGGAATCGCCAATCGACGCTGCTTTGACGCTTTTTTTGAGCAAAGTCTACGCACCGCTGGACGAAAGCGGGAACCGATTTCGTTGATGATGCTCGATGTGGACTGGTTTAAGCAGTACAATGACAGCCAGGGGCATTTATATGGTGATGATTGTTTGAAGGTGATCTCCTCGGTGTTGATGCGGGAGATGAAGCGCAGTGAGGATTTTGCCGCGCGTTACGGCGGCGAAGAATTTGCCGTTGTGATGCCGAATACGGATGAAGAAGGCGCACTGCTCGTTGCGCAGCGGGTCAAAGATAAGATTGCCGCGCTCAAGCTCGAGCATCCGAGTTCGCCGTATGAGTTCGTCACGGTGAGCATCGGCGTCGTTTCGACGCAAGTCGATCCACTAACGAAAAGTTTTCTGCTTATCGATAAGGCGGACAAGGCACTATATGCGGCCAAGCAAAACGGACGCAATCGAATAGAATGCTGCAGCAATTGAGAGCTGTGAAAGATAAAAGGTCCTCAGCAAGAACGGTTGAGGATTTTTTGTGGTATCCGTTTTAAAAAGCTGGTTGCAGGAAGGAAACGAGTAAAGGAGAAGCAAACTTTGTTGCGGCGCTTAAATTTGCTATAATAGTCTGTATGAACAAAGAAAGTTTTTTTGAAATGAGGGTTGGCGTGAAAAAACGAATTATCATGCAGATTATGGTTTGTTTGGTATGTTTACTTGAACTGACGAGTGTGGTTAGCGCGACAGAATTGAACAAGGCGGCGAAAGCCAAGCTGTTTACGGAAATTGTGACGACGCCGGTCTGGTATGAGACAACGGTCGATCTTTCGCAGCTGAAGGAGCGCGGCGATAAACGCAAGGAGAAAGGGCGCGAGCTGGCGCTGCTCGATGCGGAAAACAAAGTGAATGAGCTCTTGATTGCCAAAGTCGTCGCGCAAAAAGAATTTGAAATTGCGAAAGACGCGGTGGACTTTGCCGCGTACGTTAAAATCGTCGAAGAA is a window encoding:
- a CDS encoding diguanylate cyclase is translated as MEKMFLEMIDLAELKDLMEAFFDVTAIPCAILDMDGKILIGIGWQSLCVQFHRKNPATLERCCASDRALLSLGPGGKRYHYHVCLNGLVDVASPLFVGGMQVGSIMLGQFFFEEPDIEWFKRQAHLYGFLEAEYLSALKAVPVFSKDKVDKVMKYYVKFGEILGNLAAERMRFLELQKMSATDGLTGIANRRCFDAFFEQSLRTAGRKREPISLMMLDVDWFKQYNDSQGHLYGDDCLKVISSVLMREMKRSEDFAARYGGEEFAVVMPNTDEEGALLVAQRVKDKIAALKLEHPSSPYEFVTVSIGVVSTQVDPLTKSFLLIDKADKALYAAKQNGRNRIECCSN